A genomic stretch from Chitinophaga agri includes:
- a CDS encoding M1 family metallopeptidase — MMQMTVKKCLLACLFFAGWQGANAQSDRWQQRVKYNMDINMDVAANRFSGKQKLQYTNNSPDTLTKVFYHLYWNAFQPGSMMDVRSRELGKTVLYRDKNGNERRDWDGRVTDRISKLQPDQIGYQKILSLKRDGAAQTYNVIGTILEVPLARPILPHTTVTFDMEFEAQVPVQIRRSGRNNAEGVDYSMAQWYPKMCEYDYEGWHPTPYIAREFYGVWGDYDVKISIDKKFVVAATGYLQNPNQIGYGYEMAGSKVLRPAGNKLTWHFSAQNVHDFVWAADPDYKHITQQVDGFTAHFFYIENETTKETWPELAKMIPAAYKYIKAHYGPYPYKSYSFIQGGDGGMEYPMATLIMGNGKLEGLYGLACHEWMHTWYQGMLGTNESLYPWMDEGFTTFGENNVVYHTLDSTKTPSAQSSAYSSYFSLVKSGYEEPMSTHSDHFNTNYGYSITAYSKGAVFLEQLGYIIGAEARDKGLLKYYWEWRFKHPNVNDFIRVMEKESGLQLDWYKQYFVYSLKHIDYGIDSVYESNGKTIFRLRRVDNMPMPIDLVVTGKDGKQVMHYVPMSLMFGSKPNEDTKMQRVVHDYWPWTNRTYEVEVNMPLSEIRSAEIDPSERMADMNRGNNVFEQ, encoded by the coding sequence ATGATGCAAATGACAGTTAAGAAATGTCTGCTGGCTTGTCTTTTTTTTGCTGGCTGGCAAGGTGCAAATGCCCAGTCTGACCGCTGGCAGCAGAGAGTAAAGTACAATATGGACATCAACATGGATGTTGCAGCTAACCGCTTCAGCGGCAAGCAGAAATTACAATATACCAATAACTCGCCTGATACACTGACGAAGGTGTTTTATCATCTGTACTGGAATGCATTTCAGCCAGGCAGCATGATGGACGTGCGTAGCCGCGAGCTGGGAAAGACAGTATTGTACAGAGATAAGAACGGTAACGAAAGACGTGACTGGGATGGTCGTGTAACCGACCGTATCTCTAAACTGCAGCCTGACCAGATCGGTTATCAGAAGATACTTTCCCTGAAAAGAGATGGTGCAGCACAGACATATAATGTCATAGGCACTATCCTGGAAGTGCCATTGGCCAGGCCGATACTGCCACATACGACTGTTACATTTGATATGGAGTTTGAAGCACAGGTGCCTGTGCAGATCCGTCGTAGCGGCCGCAATAACGCGGAAGGGGTGGATTATTCCATGGCACAGTGGTATCCTAAAATGTGTGAATACGATTATGAAGGCTGGCATCCTACACCTTACATCGCACGTGAGTTCTACGGTGTATGGGGTGATTATGATGTGAAGATCTCTATCGATAAGAAATTTGTGGTAGCTGCCACCGGTTATCTCCAGAACCCTAACCAGATCGGTTATGGCTATGAAATGGCGGGTAGCAAAGTGTTACGCCCTGCAGGTAATAAACTGACCTGGCACTTCTCTGCGCAGAACGTACACGATTTTGTATGGGCTGCTGATCCGGATTACAAGCACATTACACAACAGGTAGACGGATTCACCGCGCATTTCTTCTACATAGAAAATGAGACGACAAAGGAAACATGGCCGGAGCTGGCGAAAATGATCCCTGCTGCGTACAAATATATCAAGGCACATTATGGCCCTTATCCGTATAAGAGCTACTCCTTTATTCAGGGCGGCGACGGCGGAATGGAATATCCAATGGCTACGCTGATCATGGGTAATGGTAAACTGGAAGGACTGTACGGACTGGCGTGTCATGAGTGGATGCATACCTGGTATCAGGGCATGCTGGGTACAAATGAAAGCCTGTATCCCTGGATGGACGAAGGTTTCACTACTTTCGGCGAGAACAATGTCGTATATCATACACTTGACTCTACAAAGACTCCTTCGGCGCAGTCAAGTGCATACAGCAGCTACTTCTCGCTGGTAAAAAGCGGTTACGAAGAACCCATGAGTACACATTCCGATCACTTTAACACCAACTATGGTTACTCCATTACAGCGTATTCAAAAGGGGCTGTATTCCTGGAGCAGCTGGGTTATATCATTGGAGCGGAAGCGCGTGATAAAGGGCTGTTGAAATACTATTGGGAATGGCGTTTTAAACATCCGAATGTAAATGATTTCATTCGTGTGATGGAGAAGGAAAGTGGCTTACAGCTAGACTGGTATAAACAGTATTTCGTTTATAGTCTGAAGCACATTGATTACGGTATTGATAGCGTGTATGAAAGCAATGGCAAAACAATTTTCAGGTTACGTCGTGTTGATAACATGCCTATGCCGATCGATCTGGTAGTGACAGGTAAAGATGGCAAGCAGGTGATGCATTATGTGCCGATGTCGCTCATGTTTGGCAGCAAGCCGAATGAAGATACAAAGATGCAGCGTGTGGTGCATGACTACTGGCCATGGACGAACAGGACGTATGAAGTGGAAGTGAATATGCCGCTGAGTGAGATCAGGTCGGCTGAGATCGATCCGAGTGAACGTATGGCCGATATGAACCGGGGGAATAACGTGTTTGAACAATAG
- the rsmI gene encoding 16S rRNA (cytidine(1402)-2'-O)-methyltransferase: MKLYLVPSPIGNLADITYRAVKVLEEAALILAEDTRTSGVLLKHYNINKPITPYHQHNEHKVLQHLVQQMQAGKTMALITDAGTPGVSDPGFLLVRECVRAGVPVECLPGATAFVPALVNSGLPMTRFSFEGFPPLKKGRHTLFTELSTDERTLVFYESPHRLVRTLGDLITYFGPERQCCVSRELTKMFEENKRGTLQEVHDYFNEKGVKGEIVLIVEGKS, translated from the coding sequence ATGAAATTATATCTCGTTCCTTCTCCTATAGGCAATCTGGCCGACATTACCTACCGCGCTGTGAAAGTGCTGGAAGAAGCCGCACTGATACTCGCGGAAGATACCCGTACATCCGGGGTGCTATTGAAGCATTACAATATCAATAAGCCCATTACACCTTACCATCAGCATAACGAACATAAAGTACTGCAACACCTGGTACAACAGATGCAGGCCGGGAAAACCATGGCCCTGATCACCGACGCGGGCACACCTGGCGTATCTGATCCGGGCTTCCTGCTGGTACGTGAGTGTGTGCGTGCAGGTGTGCCTGTGGAATGTTTGCCGGGGGCTACCGCATTTGTGCCTGCACTGGTCAACAGCGGGCTTCCTATGACCCGTTTCTCCTTCGAGGGCTTCCCGCCATTGAAGAAAGGACGGCATACTTTGTTTACTGAACTGTCCACGGATGAGCGTACACTGGTTTTCTACGAATCTCCACACCGGCTGGTGAGAACCCTGGGAGACCTGATCACCTACTTCGGACCAGAGCGTCAGTGTTGCGTAAGCAGAGAACTGACTAAAATGTTTGAAGAGAATAAAAGGGGCACGTTACAGGAAGTACATGACTACTTTAATGAGAAAGGCGTAAAAGGGGAAATCGTCCTGATCGTCGAAGGCAAATCGTAA
- the purS gene encoding phosphoribosylformylglycinamidine synthase subunit PurS produces the protein MTFTAHINVMPLKELLDPQGKAVMTGLKNLGINNVHDVRIGKHITLQIEAANQEEARQMAENACQKLLANQVMESFEVTIQ, from the coding sequence ATGACGTTTACTGCACATATTAATGTGATGCCGTTAAAGGAGTTACTGGATCCTCAGGGGAAAGCAGTAATGACTGGATTAAAGAACCTGGGCATCAATAATGTACATGACGTAAGAATTGGCAAACACATCACTTTACAGATAGAGGCTGCCAACCAGGAAGAAGCAAGGCAAATGGCGGAGAACGCCTGTCAGAAGCTGCTGGCGAACCAGGTAATGGAGTCTTTTGAAGTAACTATCCAGTAA
- a CDS encoding CDP-alcohol phosphatidyltransferase family protein, whose amino-acid sequence MKQLPNILTLSNLFCGALAVIYILHSPEYRAEFNGAEYMITNPAPIYWASAMVVLAALFDFTDGLAARWLKLQSPFGRELDSLADVISFGLVPGMMLFRLLKSAYMGMPDVFDVSYVNLAPALLIPCFAAYRLAKFNLDTRQSENFIGIPTPAVGLLVASFPLIILYNPFNLAHWLQNIWVLYVIIALLCYLMVAEIPMLSLKFKSLQLKPNWARFLLVVLSLIGIPFLQFATVPFVFICYVLLSLVSKPPTGNAVK is encoded by the coding sequence ATGAAGCAACTTCCTAATATCCTTACGCTCAGCAACCTGTTTTGTGGTGCACTGGCCGTTATTTACATCCTGCATTCTCCGGAGTACAGAGCGGAATTTAATGGCGCGGAGTACATGATCACCAATCCTGCCCCTATTTACTGGGCATCCGCAATGGTGGTACTGGCAGCCTTATTTGACTTTACCGACGGACTGGCAGCCCGCTGGCTAAAGCTGCAGTCTCCTTTTGGCCGTGAACTGGATTCTCTGGCAGATGTGATCAGTTTTGGACTGGTACCGGGTATGATGCTCTTCCGCCTGCTGAAAAGCGCATACATGGGCATGCCGGATGTATTTGACGTATCTTATGTAAACCTGGCGCCTGCATTACTGATCCCATGCTTTGCAGCTTACAGACTGGCCAAATTCAACCTGGATACCCGTCAGTCAGAGAACTTCATTGGTATACCTACACCTGCTGTAGGACTACTGGTGGCGTCTTTCCCGCTGATCATCCTGTACAATCCCTTTAACCTGGCGCACTGGCTGCAGAACATCTGGGTATTGTATGTCATTATTGCGCTGCTGTGTTACCTGATGGTTGCGGAAATTCCTATGCTCAGTCTGAAATTCAAGAGTTTACAACTAAAACCGAACTGGGCCCGTTTTTTACTGGTAGTATTGTCACTGATCGGTATTCCGTTCCTGCAGTTTGCTACGGTACCGTTCGTATTTATCTGTTACGTGCTGTTATCATTGGTGTCCAAACCACCTACCGGTAATGCCGTTAAGTAG
- a CDS encoding aminopeptidase P family protein: MKNLPLDSQIFIKNRQRFIAAMQPDSIAIINSNDELPTNGDALHKFQQNADLYWLTGIEQEDTMVILYPDNPDPKYREVLVLVRPNELKEKWDGHRLRKEEAFAISGITTVVWLDTLDGLLQPWIHDVTNIYLNTNENNRKSSLVPVRDYRYAEEMRRRYPLHNYLRAAVILKKLRAVKTPEEVQVLQHAIDITEKTFRRLLQFIRPGVWEHEIHAEILHEFLRNRADGEAYGSIIASGDRARILHYIFNNQECKDGELILMDFGAAYGGYNADLTRTVPVNGKFTARQREVYDACLHLHNYCKTILRPGITIAQYHEMVGVEAGKQFVRIGLLKEEDIKNQDPEVPAYRKYLYHGISHHLGVGVHDLGPSFHQPIPENSVMTIEPGIYIEEEKMGIRIENNVWLTAGGNIDLMKNIPITADEIESLMKK, translated from the coding sequence ATGAAAAATTTACCATTAGACTCACAGATCTTCATTAAGAATCGCCAGCGTTTTATTGCGGCAATGCAACCGGATTCCATTGCGATCATTAATTCCAATGATGAGTTGCCTACCAATGGGGATGCACTGCACAAATTCCAGCAGAATGCAGATCTGTATTGGCTGACCGGTATTGAGCAGGAGGATACGATGGTTATTTTATATCCTGATAATCCGGACCCGAAATACAGGGAAGTACTGGTACTGGTACGTCCTAACGAGCTGAAAGAAAAGTGGGATGGTCACAGATTGCGTAAGGAGGAGGCTTTTGCCATTTCCGGTATTACGACGGTCGTTTGGCTGGATACCCTGGATGGGCTGTTGCAGCCATGGATCCACGATGTGACCAATATTTACCTGAATACCAACGAGAATAACCGTAAATCAAGTCTGGTACCGGTAAGAGATTACCGTTACGCGGAAGAGATGCGGCGCCGTTATCCGTTGCACAACTACCTGCGTGCAGCTGTGATCCTGAAGAAACTGCGTGCGGTGAAGACACCGGAAGAAGTACAGGTACTCCAGCATGCGATAGATATTACTGAAAAGACTTTCCGTCGTTTATTGCAGTTCATTCGTCCTGGTGTGTGGGAGCATGAGATCCACGCGGAGATCCTGCATGAATTCCTGCGTAACAGGGCGGATGGAGAGGCATATGGTTCTATCATTGCCAGTGGCGACCGCGCACGTATTCTCCATTATATCTTCAATAACCAGGAATGTAAGGATGGCGAACTGATACTGATGGACTTTGGTGCTGCCTACGGTGGGTACAATGCGGACCTTACCCGTACTGTGCCGGTCAATGGTAAGTTCACTGCCCGTCAGCGTGAGGTATATGATGCCTGCCTGCACCTGCATAACTACTGCAAAACTATCCTGCGTCCGGGTATTACGATTGCCCAATACCATGAGATGGTTGGCGTGGAAGCCGGTAAGCAGTTCGTCAGGATCGGACTGTTAAAAGAGGAAGATATCAAAAACCAGGACCCTGAAGTACCTGCTTACCGTAAATACCTGTATCATGGTATTTCCCATCACCTGGGCGTAGGTGTACATGACCTGGGACCGTCCTTCCACCAGCCGATACCGGAAAATTCCGTGATGACCATTGAGCCGGGTATCTATATTGAGGAAGAGAAAATGGGCATCCGTATAGAGAACAATGTATGGCTGACAGCGGGAGGGAATATTGACCTGATGAAGAATATTCCTATTACGGCTGACGAGATAGAGTCGTTGATGAAGAAATAG
- the pckA gene encoding phosphoenolpyruvate carboxykinase (ATP) produces MQVSSVRNPVADLLELGIRQANRIFYQLDPADLIAQTVASAQGALLSNGALAVNTGQFTGRSPKDKFIVKDELTASSINWNDFNIPISPESFDKLYNKITRYFTGKDVWVRDGFACADQSYRVNLRVITETPWANLFAYNMFLRPAEEELDDIHPEWTIIQAPGCLADPATDGTRQPNFAAVSFSRKTIIIGGTAYTGEIKKGVFTILNYLLPHEHDVLSMHCSANVGAQGDTAIFFGLSGTGKTTLSADPARKLIGDDEHGWTDHNIFNFEGGCYAKCIDLSEEKEPQIFHAIREGALLENIMCHPGTADVNYADKCITENTRVSYPLHYIDNAQIPSVGNIPDNIFFLTCDAYGVLPPVSRLTPEQAMYQFISGYTARVAGTEAGVTEPTATFSTCFGAPFLPLHPVKYAALLGEKLRQHKATVWLINTGWTGGAYGMGQRIKLSYTRAMVTAALNGQLDKLAYKDHPVFGCSIPESCPGVPSDILDPRNTWEDKELYDQRANELGVKFVRNFEKYAAQATPEILSASPRI; encoded by the coding sequence ATGCAAGTCAGCAGTGTAAGGAATCCTGTCGCCGACCTATTAGAGCTGGGTATTCGGCAAGCGAACCGCATTTTCTATCAACTCGATCCGGCTGATCTGATAGCACAGACGGTCGCATCAGCACAAGGCGCCCTCCTTAGTAATGGCGCCCTCGCAGTGAACACGGGTCAATTTACCGGCCGGTCTCCAAAAGACAAATTTATTGTAAAAGATGAGCTGACAGCTTCCTCCATTAACTGGAATGATTTTAACATTCCCATCTCTCCTGAAAGCTTTGATAAGCTGTACAACAAGATCACCCGCTATTTCACCGGTAAAGATGTATGGGTACGCGATGGCTTTGCCTGTGCCGACCAGTCCTATCGTGTGAACCTCAGGGTCATTACAGAAACGCCATGGGCCAACCTGTTTGCCTACAACATGTTCTTACGCCCGGCTGAAGAAGAACTGGATGATATTCATCCGGAATGGACCATCATCCAGGCGCCCGGCTGCCTGGCCGATCCGGCTACTGATGGCACCAGACAGCCAAACTTTGCCGCTGTCAGTTTCAGCCGTAAAACTATTATCATCGGTGGTACGGCCTACACCGGCGAGATCAAAAAAGGCGTTTTCACCATCCTCAATTATCTGCTCCCACACGAGCACGACGTATTGAGCATGCACTGTTCCGCCAACGTCGGCGCCCAGGGCGATACCGCTATTTTCTTCGGATTGAGTGGTACAGGTAAAACCACCCTCAGCGCTGATCCTGCAAGGAAACTGATCGGGGATGATGAACATGGCTGGACAGACCACAACATCTTCAATTTTGAAGGTGGTTGTTATGCTAAATGTATAGACCTCAGCGAAGAGAAAGAACCACAGATCTTCCATGCCATCCGTGAGGGTGCTCTCCTGGAAAATATCATGTGCCATCCGGGCACCGCTGATGTGAACTACGCTGATAAATGCATCACGGAAAACACCCGTGTGTCCTACCCGCTTCATTATATCGATAATGCACAGATCCCTTCTGTTGGCAATATTCCTGATAATATCTTCTTCCTGACCTGCGATGCCTACGGTGTACTGCCGCCTGTATCGCGGCTTACGCCGGAACAGGCCATGTACCAGTTCATCTCAGGTTATACAGCCAGGGTAGCCGGTACGGAAGCCGGTGTGACAGAACCTACCGCTACTTTCAGCACCTGCTTCGGTGCGCCTTTCCTGCCATTACATCCGGTGAAGTATGCCGCACTGCTGGGCGAGAAGCTTCGCCAGCATAAGGCTACTGTATGGCTGATCAATACCGGCTGGACCGGCGGCGCCTATGGCATGGGACAACGTATCAAGCTGTCTTACACAAGGGCAATGGTAACGGCTGCATTGAACGGGCAACTGGACAAGCTGGCGTACAAAGATCATCCGGTATTCGGATGCTCCATTCCTGAATCCTGTCCGGGCGTGCCTTCCGACATACTCGACCCCCGGAACACCTGGGAGGATAAAGAGTTGTATGATCAACGGGCGAATGAGCTGGGTGTTAAGTTTGTACGCAATTTCGAAAAATATGCGGCACAGGCAACCCCGGAAATATTGTCCGCTTCTCCAAGAATTTAA
- the folD gene encoding bifunctional methylenetetrahydrofolate dehydrogenase/methenyltetrahydrofolate cyclohydrolase FolD: MQILDGKLVSAAVKAQLAEKVTELKALDKKVPHLAAILVGNNPASETYVASKVKSCAEIGFHSTLLRFDEKISEKHLLDNITLLNENADIDGILVQLPLPKHINEELVINAIDPSKDVDGFHPTNVGKMVIGLPTYIPATPYGIMLMLEHYNIPTKGKHAVVIGRSNIVGTPMSVLLSRNANPGNCTVTLTHSQTTNLKELCLQADIIVAAIGRPNFVTADMVKEGAVVIDVGINRIEDASKKSGFRLVGDVDFNAVAPKSSFITPVPGGVGLMTIAALLKNTYNAASQKVNMN; this comes from the coding sequence ATGCAAATTTTAGACGGTAAACTTGTTTCAGCGGCTGTTAAAGCCCAATTGGCAGAAAAGGTAACTGAATTGAAAGCGTTGGACAAAAAAGTCCCTCACCTCGCAGCTATCCTGGTAGGTAACAATCCGGCCAGCGAAACTTATGTGGCTTCCAAGGTGAAATCATGCGCCGAAATTGGTTTCCATTCCACCCTCTTACGCTTCGATGAGAAGATCTCTGAAAAGCATCTACTGGACAATATCACACTACTGAACGAAAATGCTGATATTGACGGTATCCTTGTACAACTTCCTCTTCCTAAACATATCAACGAAGAACTGGTGATCAACGCGATTGATCCCAGCAAAGACGTAGATGGTTTTCATCCCACGAACGTAGGTAAAATGGTGATCGGATTACCTACCTACATTCCTGCTACTCCCTATGGCATTATGCTGATGCTCGAACACTATAACATTCCTACCAAAGGAAAACACGCTGTAGTGATCGGACGCAGTAATATCGTAGGTACGCCTATGAGTGTCCTGCTGAGCCGTAACGCAAATCCAGGCAACTGTACCGTAACGCTTACGCACTCACAGACCACCAACCTGAAAGAACTCTGTCTCCAGGCAGACATTATCGTAGCAGCGATCGGCCGTCCTAACTTTGTCACTGCTGATATGGTGAAAGAAGGCGCCGTTGTAATCGACGTGGGTATCAACCGCATCGAAGACGCCAGCAAAAAATCTGGTTTCAGACTGGTAGGTGACGTTGACTTCAACGCTGTTGCTCCTAAATCCAGCTTCATCACACCGGTTCCGGGTGGTGTTGGTCTGATGACGATCGCAGCCCTGCTGAAAAATACCTACAACGCTGCCAGCCAGAAAGTAAATATGAACTAA
- a CDS encoding 7-carboxy-7-deazaguanine synthase QueE, which translates to MSTITADIATALQLPVMERFYTLQGEGNYWGQAAYFIRLGGCDVGCHWCDVKDSWDMARHPLVDIDELVRDAAVHPGRIAVITGGEPLLHNLDALTTALQAAGFRTHMETSGSSPLSGNWDWITLSPKKFKAPLPDICKVAHELKVVIFNKSDFAWAEQHAALAGPDCKLYLQPEWDKAAQMTPLIVDYIKENPKWQLSLQTHKYINVP; encoded by the coding sequence ATGTCAACTATTACAGCCGATATCGCAACAGCTCTCCAGCTTCCTGTCATGGAACGTTTCTACACGCTTCAGGGTGAAGGTAATTACTGGGGACAAGCTGCTTATTTCATTCGTCTTGGCGGATGTGATGTTGGCTGTCACTGGTGTGACGTGAAAGATAGCTGGGATATGGCCCGTCATCCGCTCGTTGATATAGACGAACTGGTACGTGACGCTGCTGTACACCCTGGTCGTATTGCCGTTATTACCGGTGGTGAACCCTTACTGCATAACCTGGATGCCCTGACCACTGCCCTGCAGGCAGCCGGCTTCCGTACACATATGGAAACATCCGGCTCCTCCCCGCTCAGCGGTAACTGGGACTGGATCACCCTCTCTCCTAAAAAGTTCAAGGCACCGTTACCGGACATCTGTAAGGTGGCCCATGAACTGAAAGTCGTTATTTTTAACAAAAGCGATTTTGCCTGGGCAGAACAACATGCTGCACTGGCCGGTCCGGATTGCAAACTCTACCTGCAGCCAGAATGGGATAAAGCCGCTCAAATGACGCCACTGATCGTTGACTACATCAAGGAAAATCCGAAGTGGCAGCTTTCCCTGCAAACCCATAAATACATCAACGTCCCTTAA
- a CDS encoding OmpA family protein, with protein sequence MMRVLLLMSSCLLLSLDMSAQVVTYDKAKKKAQKSFDDAQMAIREYRMTDAVDLLKDAVRQEPGFTDAYGQMTITYVELKKYKEAITNYETLKRLDSPSVRPAMLAYSKALAGEGRFAEALATVTLYNQTSKYKSPKAEALITAYTFATEAAKKPVPFKPHNLGDSINTKDPEYFPSLTIDGRTLVFTRRVNSKNEDFYVSEKDDSLGWMPAYSFGSPVNTANNEGAQSLSQDGNMLVFTGCNFPGGRGSCDIYYTIRTEEGLWVEPMNMGSPINTRDWDSQPSLSADKSTLYFARETQDAGSEIFMSKLQPNGKWGYPERLGPNINTPGRETTPFIHPDNQTLYFSSNGHPGFGDMDIFYSRRQPDGTWGPAINLGYPINTVDEDASLIVAADGKTAYFASDRSDSRGQLDIYSFELYPEARPQKTLFVRGYVYDAKTKKRLMANIETYDISTGQVAATIRTDRVGDFMAPLPVGKDYAFSVNRKGYLFYSDNFSLKNATADSSFYREIALQPLDTSAVLILHNIFFDTRQFSLKAGSELELNRLVALLRENPSIITEISGHTDNVGNDKDNLLLSERRAQAVVKYLVDKGIAPERLQAKGYGKTMPVEDNSTAAGRAANRRTEFKILAL encoded by the coding sequence ATGATGAGAGTCCTCCTATTGATGAGTAGTTGCCTGCTGTTGAGCCTTGACATGAGCGCTCAGGTAGTGACATATGACAAAGCGAAGAAAAAAGCACAGAAAAGTTTTGATGATGCGCAGATGGCCATCAGGGAATATCGCATGACGGATGCGGTGGACCTGCTGAAAGATGCTGTCAGACAGGAACCTGGCTTCACAGACGCCTACGGACAGATGACCATCACTTATGTAGAACTGAAGAAGTATAAGGAAGCCATCACCAACTACGAAACGCTGAAAAGACTGGACAGTCCCTCTGTGCGTCCTGCCATGCTGGCCTATTCAAAAGCACTCGCAGGTGAAGGCCGTTTCGCAGAAGCCCTGGCTACTGTGACACTTTACAATCAGACGTCCAAATACAAAAGCCCAAAAGCGGAAGCACTGATCACTGCCTATACTTTCGCTACGGAAGCGGCCAAGAAGCCCGTGCCATTCAAGCCGCACAACCTGGGAGACAGTATCAACACCAAAGACCCTGAATACTTCCCTTCCCTGACCATCGATGGTCGTACGCTGGTATTTACCCGTCGTGTGAACAGCAAGAACGAAGACTTTTACGTGTCGGAAAAAGATGACAGCCTCGGATGGATGCCTGCATACAGTTTTGGCTCTCCCGTGAACACGGCTAACAATGAAGGTGCACAAAGCCTGTCACAGGATGGTAACATGCTGGTATTTACAGGATGTAACTTCCCCGGTGGCAGAGGTAGCTGCGACATCTACTATACCATCCGTACAGAAGAAGGTCTGTGGGTGGAACCGATGAACATGGGTTCTCCTATCAATACCCGCGACTGGGATTCTCAGCCGAGCCTCTCGGCGGATAAATCAACGCTTTACTTTGCGCGCGAAACACAGGACGCTGGTTCGGAGATATTCATGAGTAAGTTGCAGCCAAATGGTAAATGGGGATACCCGGAAAGACTGGGCCCCAACATCAATACACCCGGCCGCGAAACCACTCCTTTCATACACCCGGATAACCAGACACTCTATTTCTCGTCTAACGGTCACCCGGGATTTGGTGATATGGATATCTTCTATTCCCGCCGTCAGCCCGATGGTACCTGGGGACCTGCTATTAACTTAGGTTATCCTATTAACACCGTTGATGAAGATGCAAGTCTCATCGTTGCTGCAGATGGTAAAACGGCATATTTCGCTTCTGACAGATCTGACAGCCGCGGACAACTCGATATCTACAGCTTCGAACTGTATCCGGAAGCAAGACCACAGAAAACACTCTTCGTACGTGGATATGTATACGATGCGAAAACCAAGAAACGTTTGATGGCGAATATCGAAACCTACGATATCTCTACCGGGCAGGTAGCTGCAACCATCCGTACAGACAGGGTAGGCGACTTCATGGCGCCGTTACCAGTTGGTAAAGACTATGCATTCAGCGTAAACCGCAAAGGCTATCTGTTCTATTCAGATAATTTCTCGCTGAAGAATGCTACTGCCGACTCTTCCTTCTACAGAGAGATCGCATTACAGCCACTCGATACAAGTGCTGTACTGATCTTACATAACATCTTCTTCGACACCAGACAGTTCTCCCTGAAAGCAGGCTCCGAACTGGAACTGAATCGCCTCGTGGCATTGCTGAGAGAGAATCCTTCTATCATCACGGAGATCAGTGGTCATACTGACAATGTTGGTAATGATAAAGATAACCTGCTGCTCTCTGAACGTCGTGCACAGGCAGTAGTGAAATACCTGGTGGATAAAGGCATTGCGCCGGAAAGATTACAGGCAAAAGGCTATGGTAAGACAATGCCGGTGGAAGATAATAGTACCGCAGCAGGAAGAGCGGCGAACAGGCGCACGGAGTTTAAGATCCTGGCGTTGTAG